The region GTCGCGGCAAGGCTGAAAGAAGAATTTACCAAAGCGGCTGTGTAAGCCATGTACCGCGGTTCTTTAGCCCGCACAGCCGGTAGGCTAATGTGTAATTGACAAATTATTAACCTACGGCTGTGCGGACTAAAGAACCGCGGCAATCAATATCCTAAACCATGAAATTTAAATACCTATTCCTAACCCTTTTCTCTTTTCTGACGGTTTCGGTCTGGGCGCAGCCGTATACCCTGCTTATCAAAGGCGGGCATTTGATCGACCCGAAAAACAACATCGACGCCGTTATGGACGTCGCCATCACCGATGGCAAGGTGACGCAGGTGGCGAAATCCATTGACGCCAAACAAGCCCGGCAGGTGGTCGATGCGAAAGGCATGTACGTAACGCCCGGCCTGATCGATATTCACGGGCACGTGTTTTACGGTACCGAACCCGACCATTACCTGAGCAACGGACTAGTGGCCGTCTCGCCGGACGGGTTTACCTTTCGGGTGGGTGTAACGACCATCGTCGATGCGGGGGGCGCGGGCTGGAAATCGTTCGAGACGTTCAAGAAAAACATCATCTTTACGTCCAAAACGCGGGTGCTGTCGTTCCTGAACATCGTGGGCGAAGGCATGCGCGGGGGCGTTTTCGAGCAGGACACCACCGACATGGACCCGAAGATGGCAGCTAAAGTGGCGCTCGAAAATAAGAACGACGTCGTTGGCTTCAAGGTGGCTCACTTTCAGGGTCCAAGCTGGGCACCCGTCGACCATGCCGTGGCGGCTGGCAAACTGGCCAACATGCCCGTTATCATTGACTTTGGCGGCAACAACCCACCCCTCTCGCTCGAGGAACTGTTCATGAAGCACCTTCGTCCGGGCGACATTTTCACCCATGCCTACAC is a window of Spirosoma linguale DSM 74 DNA encoding:
- a CDS encoding amidohydrolase (PFAM: amidohydrolase~KEGG: azc:AZC_2016 dihydroorotase); protein product: MKFKYLFLTLFSFLTVSVWAQPYTLLIKGGHLIDPKNNIDAVMDVAITDGKVTQVAKSIDAKQARQVVDAKGMYVTPGLIDIHGHVFYGTEPDHYLSNGLVAVSPDGFTFRVGVTTIVDAGGAGWKSFETFKKNIIFTSKTRVLSFLNIVGEGMRGGVFEQDTTDMDPKMAAKVALENKNDVVGFKVAHFQGPSWAPVDHAVAAGKLANMPVIIDFGGNNPPLSLEELFMKHLRPGDIFTHAYTLLEGNVRETIVDEATKTVKPFAWEARKKGIVFDVGYGGASFNYSQAIPAVKAKFYPTTISTDLHTGSMNGSMKDMLSIMSKFVVMGEDIPSVIRASTWTPAQVIKRENLGHLSVGAIADVAIFSMRQGTFGFYDKTGYKMMGKQKFECEMTIKGGKVVYDLNGIGIASSK